Proteins from one Hemiscyllium ocellatum isolate sHemOce1 chromosome 6, sHemOce1.pat.X.cur, whole genome shotgun sequence genomic window:
- the dcun1d5 gene encoding DCN1-like protein 5 isoform X2, with product MPVKKKRKSSGSEDASMKKCRISRVQTASRLISDDSFSSKKCLAWFYEYAGTDEVVGPEGMEKFCEDIGVEPENIIMLVLAWKLEAQNMGFFTKEEWLKGMTSLQCDCTERLQGKFDYLRSQLNDLSAFKQIYRYAFDFARDKDQRSLDIDTAKSMLALLLGRTWALFSAFYQFLEQSKYRVMNKDQWFNVLEFSRTVLADLSNYDEDGAWPVLLDEFVEWQKTRQSS from the exons ATGCCTGTTAAGAAGAAGAGAAAATCTTCAGGGTCAGAAGACGCCAGCATGAAAAAATGTAGAATAAGCAG AGTGCAGACGGCGTCTAGATTAATAAGTGATGACAGTTTTTCAAGCAAAAAGTGCCTTGCTTGGTTTTATGAATATGCAG GAACCGATGAAGTTGTTGGTCCTGAAGGAATGGAAAAGTTTTGTGAAGATATAGGCGTGGAGCCTGAAAAT ATTATAATGTTAGTATTAGCATGGAAACTAGAAGCTCAGAACATGGGATTTTTCACTAAAGAAGAATGGCTGAAAGGAATGACCTCATTACA ATGTGACTGTACAGAAAGGTTGCAGGGCAAATTTGACTACTTGCGCTCACAACTGAACGATCTGTCGGCTTTCAAACAAATTTACAGATATGCCTTTGATTTTGCTAGG GATAAAGACCAACGTAGCCTTGATATTGATACTGCTAAGTCAATGTTAGCTTTGCTGTTAGGAAGAACGTGGGCACTGTTCTCTGCATTTTATCAATTTTTGGag CAATCAAAATACAGAGTTATGAATAAAGATCAGTGGTTCAATGTATTGGAGTTCAGCCGAACTGTGCTTGCAGACCTGAGTAACTATGATGAAGATGGTGCAT GGCCAGTGCTGCTTGACGAATTTGTTGAGTGGCAGAAGACAAGGCAGTCATCATAG
- the dcun1d5 gene encoding DCN1-like protein 5 isoform X1 — protein sequence MPVKKKRKSSGSEDASMKKCRISSFCRVQTASRLISDDSFSSKKCLAWFYEYAGTDEVVGPEGMEKFCEDIGVEPENIIMLVLAWKLEAQNMGFFTKEEWLKGMTSLQCDCTERLQGKFDYLRSQLNDLSAFKQIYRYAFDFARDKDQRSLDIDTAKSMLALLLGRTWALFSAFYQFLEQSKYRVMNKDQWFNVLEFSRTVLADLSNYDEDGAWPVLLDEFVEWQKTRQSS from the exons ATGCCTGTTAAGAAGAAGAGAAAATCTTCAGGGTCAGAAGACGCCAGCATGAAAAAATGTAGAATAAGCAG TTTCTGTAGAGTGCAGACGGCGTCTAGATTAATAAGTGATGACAGTTTTTCAAGCAAAAAGTGCCTTGCTTGGTTTTATGAATATGCAG GAACCGATGAAGTTGTTGGTCCTGAAGGAATGGAAAAGTTTTGTGAAGATATAGGCGTGGAGCCTGAAAAT ATTATAATGTTAGTATTAGCATGGAAACTAGAAGCTCAGAACATGGGATTTTTCACTAAAGAAGAATGGCTGAAAGGAATGACCTCATTACA ATGTGACTGTACAGAAAGGTTGCAGGGCAAATTTGACTACTTGCGCTCACAACTGAACGATCTGTCGGCTTTCAAACAAATTTACAGATATGCCTTTGATTTTGCTAGG GATAAAGACCAACGTAGCCTTGATATTGATACTGCTAAGTCAATGTTAGCTTTGCTGTTAGGAAGAACGTGGGCACTGTTCTCTGCATTTTATCAATTTTTGGag CAATCAAAATACAGAGTTATGAATAAAGATCAGTGGTTCAATGTATTGGAGTTCAGCCGAACTGTGCTTGCAGACCTGAGTAACTATGATGAAGATGGTGCAT GGCCAGTGCTGCTTGACGAATTTGTTGAGTGGCAGAAGACAAGGCAGTCATCATAG